From the genome of Tolypothrix sp. NIES-4075:
GTCAAACGTCAAATCTAGAGGTATGATACTTTCTGGAGTAATCATCTTTGCTTTGTGTGTGACTTAAATAGTATACAGGTTTGATGCAACCAACTTCTAAGTTTAATTTATGTAACTTTTTCTCCGGCAAAACCAGTTTTTATCTTAAATGCTAAGAGAGAGTTCGGATAAGTTGACATTTCACAATAAAACTATTCAATGGAACATTCACAACACTATTCAATCCAACAAGAGGGAAAAATCCATCCATCTTTCAGTCAGAGTGAGTCAAACTCGCTTCTGCTGGGTCAAAAAATCGTAGCTCGTGCTTGGATTGATGATGAATATAAACAGCGACTGTTAGCAAATGCTAAAGCGGTGATAGCAGAACTGGGGATTGAAATGGCTGCACAAGAGTTTATCTGTGTCGAAAATACTGATAAAATTCACAATATTGTTGTTTGTACCCTTTGCTCTTGCTATCCAGAAGAAGTACTAGGTGCATCACCTCTCTGGTATAGAAGTCTAAGTTATCGCTCACGAGTTA
Proteins encoded in this window:
- a CDS encoding nitrile hydratase subunit alpha, with the protein product MEHSQHYSIQQEGKIHPSFSQSESNSLLLGQKIVARAWIDDEYKQRLLANAKAVIAELGIEMAAQEFICVENTDKIHNIVVCTLCSCYPEEVLGASPLWYRSLSYRSRVIREPRTVLREFGTEIPEHIKIQVHDSTFERRYLVLPHRPEGAEKMNEEDLALLVTRDSMIGVALAR